Proteins encoded in a region of the Pelmatolapia mariae isolate MD_Pm_ZW linkage group LG16_19, Pm_UMD_F_2, whole genome shotgun sequence genome:
- the arg2 gene encoding arginase-2, mitochondrial has translation MALRGALSRLSHSSRHFNHTCQQSRAQSVAVLGAPFSKGQKKRGVEHGPKVIRDAGLMERLSNFDFSVHDFGDLNFQHLEEDEPYMDVKFPRTVGAANKKLSAAVRNAVSAGHTLLMLGGDHSLAIGSVSGHAQHSPDLCLIWVDAHADINTPMTSPSGNLHGQPVAFMLKELQDKMPDIPGFSWTKPFLSSRDLVYIGLRDVDPGEYQFLKSLGIQYFTMRDIDRLGIQRVMEVTFDHLLARKQRPIHLSFDIDAFDPSLAPATGTPVNGGLTYREGIYIAEEIHNTGLLSVMDMVEVNPDLGASPEAVEATATLAVDVIASSLGQTREGAHTSMDEITPGKNDTELRL, from the exons ATGGCTTTGAGAGGAGCACTTTCCCGTCTTTCCCACTCTTCCCGTCATTTCAACCATACTTGCCAGCAAAGCAGAGCTCAATCGGTGGCCGTGCTTGGCGCTCCGTTTTCAAAAGGACAA AAAAAGAGAGGTGTGGAGCATGGCCCTAAAGTCATCAGGGATGCGGGGCTCATGGAGAGGCTTTCAAATTTTG acTTTTCTGTCCATGACTTTGGGGATCTCAACTTCCAACATCTGGAGGAGGATGAGCCCTACATGGATGTAAAGTTCCCTCGGACTGTGGGTGCAGCAAATAAAAAGCTGTCTGCAGCAGTGAGGAATGCTGTCAGTGCTGGCCACACTCTTCTTATGCTGGGAGGTGATCACAG CCTTGCTATTGGATCAGTGAGCGGCCATGCCCAGCATAGTCCTGACCTGTGCCTTATCTGGGTTGATGCTCATGCAGATATCAATACCCCTATGACCTCCCCTTCAGGAAACCTCCATGGCCAACCTGTGGCATTCATGCTCAAAGAGCTGCAAGACAAG ATGCCAGATATCCCTGGGTTCTCCTGGACTAAGCCATTTCTCAGCTCAAGAGACCTGGTGTACATTGGACTGCGGGATGTTGACCCTGGGGAGTA CCAATTCCTCAAGAGCCTTGGTATCCAGTATTTCACCATGAGAGATATCGACAGACTAGGCATCCAAAGGGTCATGGAAGTCACTTTTGACCATCTTCTGGCAAG AAAACAACGACCAATACACTTGAGCTTTGACATCGATGCATTCGACCCGTCTCTGGCTCCCGCCACAGGAACACCAGTAAATGGAGGTCTGACCTACAGAGAGGGAATCTACATCGCAGAGGAAATTCATAACACAG GTCTGCTGTCAGTCATGGACATGGTAGAAGTAAATCCTGACCTTGGGGCAAGTCCTGAAGCTGTGGAGGCTACTGCCACGTTAGCAGTTGATGTCATTGCATCATCATTGGGACAGACGAGAGAAGGCGCTCACACATCCATGGACGAAATTACCCCTGGGAAAAACGACACAGAGCTTCGCCTCTAA
- the vti1b gene encoding vesicle transport through interaction with t-SNAREs homolog 1B → MSSEEFEKLHEMYRSLYEELKLMPDKAQKSHGEERKRLVRTFDERHGEAEEVLQGMEEELRVAPPSYRNSMSTKLRMYRRDLGKLQRDMKNSAPGFGSSYNTVPGNHGIYSSQNQHSTHLQSQRALLLQGTDALNNASQSIERSQRIAAETEQIGTDIIEELGEQREQLDRTKNRLANTGENLSRSRKILRAMSRRLVTNKLLLGIIILMELAILGAVIYLKFFRK, encoded by the exons ATGTCGTCGGAGGAATTCGAGAAGTTGCACGAAATGTACCGATCGTTGTACGAGGAGCTGAAGCTGATGCCAGACAAGGCTCAGAAATCTCACGGAG aggagaggaagaggctgGTGAGGACCTTCGATGAGAGACATGGGGAGGCTGAAGAAGTG TTACAAGGAATGGAAGAGGAGCTGCGCGTTGCCCCTCCGTCCTATCGAAATTCAATGAGCACAAAACTGCGTATGTACCGGCGAGACCTCGGCAAGCTTCAGAGGGACATGAAAAACTCAGCACCTGGCTTTGGCTCCTCGTACAACACAGTGCCAGGAAATCATGGCATCTACTCTTCACAAAATCAGCACAGT ACACACCTGCAGTCCCAGAGAGCGTTGCTTCTTCAGGGTACGGATGCTCTAAATAACGCCAGCCAGAGTATTGAGCGCAGCCAGCGCATCGCTGCTGAGACGGAGCAAATTGGCACAGATATCATCGAGGAGTTGGGAGAACAGAGGGAACAGCTGGATCGAACCAAAAACAGA ctTGCGAATACTGGAGAGAACCTGAGTCGTAGTAGAAAAATTCTTCGTGCCATGTCAAGGCG GCTGGTGACAAACAAGTTGCTACTGGGCATCATCATTTTAATGGAACTGGCCATTCTGGGTGCTGTGATTTACCTGAAGTTTTTCCGAAAATGA
- the rdh12 gene encoding retinol dehydrogenase 12 — translation MMFLLLIIAGLGVVTLLVILFAPQIRKYAAGGVCKSTTRLDGKTVLITGANTGIGKETALDLAIRGARVIMACRDVEKGEEAAASIRASYPEARVEVRELDLADTCSIRAFAQKFLREVNQLHILINNAGVMMCPYTKTVDGFEMHIGVNHLGHFLLTSLLIGLLKRSAPARIVVVSSLAHNFGWIRFHDLHSQGSYNSGLAYCQSKLANVLFTRELASRLKGTNVTVNSVHPGTVNSDLTRHSTLMTILFTVFSVFLKTPREGAQTSIYCAIAEELHSISGKHFSDCAPAFVAPQGRSADTARRLWDVSCELLGIEWD, via the exons ATGATGTTCCTTTTATTAATTATCGCGGGCCTCGGAGTGGTGACGCTGCTGGTGATTTTATTTGCGCCACAAATAAG aaaatATGCAGCAGGAGGAGTGTGCAAGTCCACAACTCGTCTTGATGGGAAGACGGTTCTCATCACTGGAGCCAACACAGGAATTGGGAAGGAGACTGCCCTGGATCTGGCAATTCGAG GAGCTCGGGTGATCATGGCATGTCGAGATGTGGAAAAGGGTGAGGAGGCTGCGGCCAGTATACGAGCCAGTTACCCCGAAGCACGAGTGGAGGTCCGGGAGCTCGATTTGGCAGATACGTGCTCTATACGAGCCTTCGCACAGAAATTCCTAAGAG AAGTCAACCAGCTACATATCCTTATAAACAACGCTGGGGTGATGATGTGCCCCTACACGAAAACTGTCGATGGCTTTGAGATGCATATCGGAGTCAATCATTTGG GCCACTTCCTATTGACGTCCCTTCTAATCGGGCTTTTAAAGCGCAGCGCTCCAGCTCGGATTGTGGTAGTCTCCTCTCTGGCACACAACTTCGGCTGGATCCGCTTCCATGACCTTCACAGCCAGGGCAGCTACAACAGCGGATTAGCATACTGCCAGAGCAAACTGGCAAATGTACTGTTCACCAGAGAGCTGGCTTCCAGACTCAAAG GAACTAATGTCACAGTGAACTCGGTTCATCCGGGGACGGTAAACTCTGACCTGACCAGACATTCGACTCTGATGACGATATTGTTCACCGTCTTCTCCGTGTTCCTGAAAACTCCACGGGAAGGAGCACAGACTAGCATCTACTGTGCCATTGCAGAGGAACTGCACTCTATCTCTGGGAAACACTTCAG TGACTGCGCCCCTGCCTTTGTGGCCCCACAGGGAAGAAGTGCGGACACGGCGAGGAGACTGTGGGACGTCAGCTGCGAGCTTCTTGGAATCGAGTGGGACTAA